The DNA sequence GGAACCAACGCCCGTACCGGCGCCACCTATAACCTCCAGAACCTCTACGTCCACAACAACACCGTCACCCAGCAAACCGGCTACGCCGCAGGTATTGTGAAGTCGTCAAAACTTGATAATTCAGTCTTTACTTCGTGGAACAATCGTTTTCTTAACAACACATACCATCTGGGATCGATGGCAGGGAAATTCTTTGAGTGGCTGAATGCTGCGCAAACGCTTGCCGCATGGCAAGAACGCGGCGCTTCCAATTAATGTGGCCCTGCGTTGAAGGGAAAGTCCTTTTCATCCTCCCTGATTGCGAATTCCGTGCCATTCGCCTACAGACAATCACTCTGTCAAGCCTGTTGAGAGGTTGGATATGATCACGTCAGCTAGAACCGTTGCCATTTCCCAGAACGTCGCAACACTTGACACTGGAAGCCCTATCCCCCGAATCGTCACAACGAGTTGGGACGACGGCGACCCCCGTGACTTCAGAGTGGCCGAATTACTCCATGCGCACAACCTGCCGGCCACGTTTTATGTCCCAATCACCGGGCATCACGGAGCTCGCGCACTCGGGCGAACCGAATTAAAGACTCTCAATAACGAGGGTTTTGAAATTGGCGGACACGGATTTTCACACCGCATCCTCCCTCAATGCCCGAGAAAGGTTGTCATTCAGGAAGTGGAAGCCTGCAAGCAGAGTCTCGAAGACATTTTGGGAAAAGAAGTGCGAATGTTTGCTTACCCTCGGGGCCGTCACAGCAACGTAGCAGTCCGGTCTGTAAAACAGGCTGGGTATGCAGGCGCACGGACAACCGAGATGTTTTCCCTGGGGCTCCAGTTTGACCCCTACAGGATGCCCACTACCATCCACGTCTTCCCTCACTCCAAATCGGACTACATTCGGAATATGGCCAGAGCCGTTGATGTGGGGAGAGCGTGGAGATACCTGACCCAACTTTGGCAGGTCGAAAGCTGGGTCGAGCTGGCCAAAATCCTCTTTGATTCCATTCTTCGGGATAGTGGAGTCTTTCATCTTTATGGACATTCCTGGGAGATTGACGAATTGGGACTGTGGAAGGACCTCGAGGAACTTCTGAACTATGTTTCCAATCGAAAAGACGTCCTCTATTTGTCGAATAGCGAAGCATTGGACTACCGAACTGCCAAGCACTTACTGCCTTTCAAGAATCGGTGCGCTCTGGAAGGATGAAAGTTCTTCTCGTACATAACGAGTATCAGCAGCCGGGCGGCGAAGATATTGTATTTCGGCTAGAGCGTCAGCTCCTCTCCAGCTTTGGACATCGCGTGCTGACGTATATGCGCTCCAATCAGGAAATCAAGTGTTATTCGAATCTTCAAAAATTGCTTCTGATCAGACAAATGATCTGGGCCAAGGATTCGCAACGAGATATAGCCAGGATCATCAAGCTGGAGAAGCCTGACGTCGTGCATGTCCATAACACTTTTACGCAGATCTCACCCTCCATCTACGCCGAGTGCAGAAGAGCTGGAGTCCCAGTGGTACAAACCCTTCATAATTTTCGGTTGCTTTGCCCAGGCGCGACTTTTTACCGCAGCGGCCGCATTTGCGACGAATGTGTAACACACAGTCTGGGCCGCAGCATCTTGTACGGATGCTACCGAAACTCCCGGTTTGCGACAGCAGCCGTGGCCACCATGCTGGCGGCACATCGCGCACTTCAAACGTGGAGTCAAAACATTACAAGCTATATTGCCCTCACAGAATTTGCCCGGCAGCAGTTCATCAGAGGTGGACTTCCACCTGGGAAAATCCACGTGAAGCCCAATTTCGCCGCTCCTGATCCAGGCCGGGGAACACACGGCGGTGGCTTTGCCATCTTTGTAGGGCGCTTGTCTCCGGAGAAAGGATTGCAAACGTTGCTCCACGCCTGGCGCCGCCTCAGGAATACGATTCCACTTCACATTGTGGGCGACGGCCCTTTGCGCGAGGAGTTGACGAAGTATGTCAAACAACAGGGCCTGTCGTCGGTCCGCTTCATGGGCCGCCTGGGCCGCGAGGAAACCCAGGAGGCCATCAAGGCGGCCCGTTTCCTCATTCTACCCAGCGTCTGCTTCGAGAATTTTCCGATGACTATCGTGGAAGCTTTTGCCGCTGGGACACCCGTGATTTGCTCCCGCCTGGGCGCTATGCGTGAAATTGTGGCGCACCGGCACACCGGCCTTCATTTCGACCCGACCAGTGTCGAGCAACTCTCAGACACCGTTGCCTGGGGATGGGAGCACATTGCTCGCATGCAAGCAATGGGGAGAGCGGCGCGGCACGAGTTCGAACTTAAATATACGGCCGAAAAGAACTATTCGCTGCTGATGGATATTTACCGGCAAGCCTTGGAAAATCCGCCCAGAGAAGAGCATCGAGGCGATCAAGAAAACGAATTGCTTGCGGCGCCCAGCGCTCGCTCCCGTTCGGCCTGCACTTGCTAGTCCCCACAACAACGGAGGCAAGAAACCAGATGCCTGTCTTTCGTGTTCTTGGAGTTCCAGTCAACGCCATTCAAATTCCGGGAGTCATCGCGACCATGGAGGACTGGATCCGCAACAAGGGCGACACCCATTTTGTCGCGGTCACAGGAATGCACGGTGTGGTAGAGGCACATCGTCACCCACCGTTCAAAAACATTTTGAACTCGGCAGACCTGGTAGTTCCTGACGGAATGCCGCTGGTATGGATGGGGCGGTGGCACGGATTCATAATGCAGCGTCGCGTGTACGGCCCCGAGCTGATGGAAACATTCTTCAGGCAAACGGGCAACCGCTACAGCCACTTCTTCTATGGCGGAGCGAAAGGCGTGGCCGACGCACTGGCCCGCAAGATGCAGACCCAATACGGCATCAGAATCGCCGGCACGCTATCCCCGCCCTTCCGCAATTTGACCACGACAGAAGAGCTTGAAGTCGCAGGCAGAATTCAATCGGTCGCCCCCGACGTGCTTTGGGTGGGCCTGAGCACGCCCAAGCAGGAAAAGTGGATGTGGGCCTTTCATGACAAGGTCCGCGTACCCGTGATGGCGGGGGTTGGAGCCGCGTTTGATTTCCACACCGGAAGGGTCAGGCAAGCTCCTGTCTGGATGCGCGAACACGGCCTTGAGTGGTTCTTCAGGCTTGTCTCTGAGCCGCGCAGGCTCTGGCGGCGCTATCTGGTTTATGGATCGCAGTTTATCTGGAACGTCAATCTTGAAATCCTCAAACTCAGAAAATTCAACTAGCCAACAAGGAGGCGCAATATGGACTGGAAAAAGTGTAATGTCTTGGTTACGGGTGGAGCTTCATTCATTGGCTCGACCCTGGTTGATGCCCTGCTAAAGAAGGGCGCAAGAGTCCGGGTGGTCGATGACTTGAGCAGCGGCAAGCTGGAAAACATCGCGACCCACGTCATGAATCAGAAGGTAGATTTTATCGAAAACGACCTTCGTGAGCCCGGCGTTGCAGAAAAGGCCGTCAAAGGGACTGACGTCGTATTTCACCTTGCCGCAGACCATGGCGGCCGCGGCTACGTGGACCTGCATCAGGCGGCATGCGCGTCAAACCTTATGCTGGACGGCGTGATCTTCCGCGCCTGCCAGAAAGCGCATGTCGGCAAAGTGGTGTACGCTTCATCGGGTTGCGTATACCCCAACTACATCCAGACCGACCCGGACCAGGTCCTGTACCTTACCGAAGACATGGTCGGCCCCCCCTACGATGCGGACAATATGTACGGCTGGGCCAAGCTAATGGCTGAAATGACACTCCGCGCTTACTCCAGGGAATACGGTTTAAAGGCCGCATCTTGCCGCTATTTCACGGTGTACGGCCCACGCGGCGTCGAAAATCATGCTGTCATTGCCATGATTGCGCGCGCCTTCGTCAAGCAAGACCCGTTTGTCGTTTGGGGCACCGGAGAGCAGATTCGAAACTGGACTTACATCGACGATATCGTCAACGGCACCATTCTGGCCGCTGAGAAAATTGACGACGGCACGGCCGTCAATCTCGGGACTATGGAGCGTATTCGCGTCATCGACGCAGCGAAAGAAATCCTGCGGTATATGGGACACGACGCCCGGGTTGAACCCCATCCGGAAATGCCGACAGGTCCCTACAATCGCGTGGCCGACAACTCCCTTGCCCGGAAACTGCTGGGATGGGAGCCCAAGGTGATGTTTATGGATGGCCTCCATCAGACGATTGACTGGTACATTTCCGCCAGGGAGCAGGAACAGGTTGCCTCCACTTTGGAAGCGATGCTGACAGAAAGATAGGTGGGCCCCATTGCTGGGAAGGTGGCGCCATAAGCCATCTTCCCTGGCTGATGGCATCGAACTTCCAGCTAGCCCTGGAGGTCGTTTCGTGTTTAACCTGAAGTGTGTTCCCTGCCTCTGTTTCGTATCGCTCTTCAGTTCTTCCCGCCTAGGAATCCCGCCAACGTAACCCTCACCGACCTGTCACGTACACAACCCCCCAGCGTCCACCTAATTGTGGATCAACCGGATAGGGATAAATGACCCTCCTCCCGGACTGTTTACACCCGGAGGTGTCGACCCTGAACCGCCAGACCCACACCCTCCAACCTGCGCAATAACGGCATTTATTGTGTCCACAGTAGAAGAGTGCAACGCATCTTGAACGAATATGCTCATATACCCCTGGACAGTCACCGTGCCTCCCCCCGAGGAGAGCGGCTGCCCATCGTACAGCACGACGTTGACAAGTGAATCGCTCCCCGCCGAGGCTAAATCAAGCGTTTGGCCTGCGTTGTATCCGTATGGATTGTTGTAGCCCGCCACAAATGTGAAGGGCGATCCGGTAGTCGTGCAGGATGCCTGGGCCTGAGCGCCCGGCAGCGCGTACGGCGCGCAGAGATAATCCTGGCCATTGTTCAGGCCATCGGGCAGGTTATTGACCACACCAGTGGCGGGACACTGGCCACTGCAACCACCCGTGCCGCAAGAGTGGATCAGGCAATCAATACCGGCGTCCGTGGGGCCAACCTTCTTGCCGTTCAGAGTATTGAGAGTACCCTGGCAGGCAACAGACCTTGGAGCACATTCTCTGATGTATTGGCTGTAATCCATGCCGCTCTGTGAGGTAAACGCAATTGTGTACCACTGGCTTGGCGCCCCACCATTGTCGTGAAGCACCCACGGCCCGCCGATATCACCACTCGTCGAGTCGCATTCTGTTCCGGTCCATACACAATCCTTCGGATGGACAGCTTCGCCCGTGCTGGGATCGACATAGTAGGACATATAATTGCCAGTGCCGAGCCCTCCCGCACAGTCGCCGTTTTGCAGGCCCGTCCCCGCGCACGGGCAGTTTGTGTTGGCTTCACCATTCCCCGAGGCAACTGGGAAGTTGGGGTCGCAGTTTGGGACAATGAAAGGCTTGACGCAGCCCACGCCGACATTGGTACCGGTTCCCCCAGGGTTAAAAGCCTCTGCCGTGGCTGAGGCTGAAATGTTCATATAGTCGATACCGAAAATCTTGGCAAAAAATGTCGGCATGGCGTCAGTGTGGACTGAATCCCTGTAAACCGTGACAGTTATCTGTGGTTCCCCGCTCCCTCCGCTTGGAAGAACGTCGTGACTATAATCAAATGTGGCGCCAACCGTCGTGGAGGCTGGGGCAAGCCCCATCACGGGATTTTGGGCTGCCACTGCAACGGCATTCTGCGTTGCCAGAGTCTCCGCCGGGCTGCCTGAAGCGCATCCGCCTGTGCTCGTGCAGCCGCTGTCACGAAACGCCTTCGCACCCGCCAGGGCTGCAGCATCTGCGGCGCGTTGGCATTGCACTCGCGCCAGATAACCTGCCACCAGGTCGATCGAGAGGGCGCACATTCCCAGCATCATCACCAGGGAAGCAGCGACGATAAGCAGCGTCACTCCCTTATCATTTGAATCCAGTCTACTCATTCTGTGTTGCATCGTTTCCTCCCGGCAAATCTACCGCGAGCTTGCGAGTGTAATGTTCTGCATGACGGCGTCGGACGTAAATATGTACTGGCCGGTAGGGCCTGTCGCGCCCGGTAGCAGAAGGCCGATAATCCCGCCAAACATAAAATTGTACGGGTAAGAAAGGGTTACCTTTGTGCTTAGGATTGGGGAGGTTGCGTCATAGGGGTTCGGTGCCTGATATGCTTTGTAAATGACCAGCGTCACGTTATTGCACGAATACGTCCAAGTTAACACGGGCGAGAACGTAGCTGTGGCTGTATTAAGGCATGCGCCCTGACTCAATCCGGCTGCTGACAGGTAATTCGCCACCGTGTTCGCCGTCGCCTGGACTGCGCATGGCGTCCCGCTGCCCGGAGAGTTAATGGTCCATGCAGTCGGGCAGCTTGAATCCGATAGGGGCGTGGAAGAAATGAGACGAGCGGCTTCTCGAGCAGCATTC is a window from the Acidobacteriota bacterium genome containing:
- a CDS encoding glycosyltransferase family 1 protein — encoded protein: MKVLLVHNEYQQPGGEDIVFRLERQLLSSFGHRVLTYMRSNQEIKCYSNLQKLLLIRQMIWAKDSQRDIARIIKLEKPDVVHVHNTFTQISPSIYAECRRAGVPVVQTLHNFRLLCPGATFYRSGRICDECVTHSLGRSILYGCYRNSRFATAAVATMLAAHRALQTWSQNITSYIALTEFARQQFIRGGLPPGKIHVKPNFAAPDPGRGTHGGGFAIFVGRLSPEKGLQTLLHAWRRLRNTIPLHIVGDGPLREELTKYVKQQGLSSVRFMGRLGREETQEAIKAARFLILPSVCFENFPMTIVEAFAAGTPVICSRLGAMREIVAHRHTGLHFDPTSVEQLSDTVAWGWEHIARMQAMGRAARHEFELKYTAEKNYSLLMDIYRQALENPPREEHRGDQENELLAAPSARSRSACTC
- a CDS encoding glycosyltransferase, whose translation is MPVFRVLGVPVNAIQIPGVIATMEDWIRNKGDTHFVAVTGMHGVVEAHRHPPFKNILNSADLVVPDGMPLVWMGRWHGFIMQRRVYGPELMETFFRQTGNRYSHFFYGGAKGVADALARKMQTQYGIRIAGTLSPPFRNLTTTEELEVAGRIQSVAPDVLWVGLSTPKQEKWMWAFHDKVRVPVMAGVGAAFDFHTGRVRQAPVWMREHGLEWFFRLVSEPRRLWRRYLVYGSQFIWNVNLEILKLRKFN
- a CDS encoding SDR family NAD(P)-dependent oxidoreductase, coding for MDWKKCNVLVTGGASFIGSTLVDALLKKGARVRVVDDLSSGKLENIATHVMNQKVDFIENDLREPGVAEKAVKGTDVVFHLAADHGGRGYVDLHQAACASNLMLDGVIFRACQKAHVGKVVYASSGCVYPNYIQTDPDQVLYLTEDMVGPPYDADNMYGWAKLMAEMTLRAYSREYGLKAASCRYFTVYGPRGVENHAVIAMIARAFVKQDPFVVWGTGEQIRNWTYIDDIVNGTILAAEKIDDGTAVNLGTMERIRVIDAAKEILRYMGHDARVEPHPEMPTGPYNRVADNSLARKLLGWEPKVMFMDGLHQTIDWYISAREQEQVASTLEAMLTER